A segment of the Trifolium pratense cultivar HEN17-A07 linkage group LG7, ARS_RC_1.1, whole genome shotgun sequence genome:
TGAGGGGGACAACTATTCCAAATCTTCAAAGTGTCATCACACAAAACTCCGGTCTGTGCAAGCTAATTGGCACATTCATTACCCTCCCGAAAAGTATGTTGAAAAGATATACATTCCAATAATATAGAAAGATGAACCTTCTTGGAACTTAAAAACAAGTGCAGTGATAAGACAAAAATAGAATTTAGTCACGCGTATAGTAGCCATGCAAATTTGAATAAACTCTTCTACTACCTCATCATATCTTAATTCATAAGTAATATGTAGCTGGTTCCTATAGTTAGTCAAAGTTAACAATATATGAACTCATCAGCTCAATCTGGACCGTATAATGTTACAAGCAATTTCAATCTACGGATACAAATTCAATGAATGAAAGACCCATCCTCTTGGGTCATAATAATAGGAAGGATTTTTTATTTCCATTTCTTAACTAGGAAGGATCCTTAAACTATATAAGCACAAAATTCATCGACACATTCCTACATCTCCAATATCTCTTCTACTTGTAAAAAAACAACATACCTTCTAGCAATTCTTGGATCAACAATTTAATTTCAGGCCACCAAATTTCGAACATGGTGTGTATAATTCACTCCTTCCActctgtttttttaaaaaaatattatcttaaTTTAGATTTTATATGCATTGTGTGAAAAAgtttattgaattattttattttattttattatataagcacttatgtacgtgtttgaatttgaattaacTTACATAAATAGCTTGTTACTATGTAAGTATATAAGTTGTTTTAtgtttattatatgattatattCACGAGTTTGAATTTGTTTCATTTAACTAGATTTATTTATTGTTCATTTAgaagagagatagacacaagtGATCGACTAGTGAGATTCATTTTTTAGTAAGTGAGCACCACTAATGTGTCTGACACCAATCTATTActtgtttttctctttctcaAAAATAGTCAATAAATAGTGAGTAGATAGTCTCCGTGAacatagttagttagttaattagtaGGAACGTAATATACAAATATCAGAGTTCAAATATCGGGAATAGGAATATGACTACTCAACGAACATTGACTAATAGTAGTATAACTTGTCTTATTTGACATACTTTTTCTTTCTAGATTAAGTAAGATAGTTGACTTCAACAATGAAAATGGCTAGCTCATGTAGGGAGGTGGAAAATCAAACAATGctattttgttgtatttttaaaaatttggtactagaaaaaacttcaatttttttttttgggcagTACCCTTGATTACCACTTATATTTTCAGCTTATAAAATGCATCAATTTTAAACTAATCTGATTATTGCTTATTTCTtatgttgttgattttgtaGGAACACACTACCTCTCTTAAATTTGAGGTATTACTCTTTTCTAGAttactattattcattcattatTCAAATTTTGTTCTTAACATTTCGCtgctacttttttttctttttcctcagCACACATTTGTTCAAAACTGTGAAAGAGTGAAATCTGTTGAGCTACATCCAACTGAGCCATGGTAATTATTTAATCTATATTCTTACAAAATGAAAGGCCAAATTATTAACaagttttcatttaaaaattctaaatctaaCATATAGatactatatattattacaaGCACTTACATATAATACTTTTCTCATGCAGGGTTCTATTGGGTTTGTATTCAGGAACTGTTTCTATTTGGAACTATCAAACAAaggtaaaaaattatataagagATTTGAGCTTAAAAATAATGAtttctcatacaaataaatatctTTAGATTgttgtaaaatttatatataggtataactttggaaatttatttttgacatttattttgttattgtgACAGACCGAAGAGAAGTCATTCAAAGTTAGTGAATCTCCAGGTAAATATCACAATGTAACAATTGTGTTATCTATAAATTTTTGCATAATTGGTTTCTAATTCAAGTTATGTTTGTTAATTGGTTTGCAGTGAGATCAGCGAAGTTCATTGTTCGCGAAAATTGGATTATCGCGGCAACTGATGACAAATATATACGCGTCTACAATTATGAAAATATGGAAAAGATAATAGAATTTGAGGCTCATACGGATTATATTAGGAGTTTGGCTGTTCATCCTTTTCTGCCATATGTGGTTTCAGCTTCTGATGATCAAGTCTTGAAATTGTGGAATTGGAAGAAAAATTGGTCTTGTGATGAGACTTTTGAAGGACACTCACATTATGTGATGCAAGTGGCAGTTAACCCCAAAGATCCATCTATCTTTGCTAGTGCATCCCTTGATGGCACTTTAAAGGTATATAAATTGCGGTCGCTTCATGATATTTCTTAGGATTATAGAGAATCATGATCCTTGTTGTTCAACATTTGGTCGCAGATATTCAGAACCATGATGTTGTGGTCCAGATTGCAGTTGTAGacctttttttaaataaaaaaagaaatttttttagaaCCGCATATCTCGAATTTATTAACTAACATTTTGTACCAACCGTCTCCTTTTGTAGATTTGGAATCTTGATTCCTCAGCTCCAAATTTTACCCTTGAAGGACATTTGAAAGGAGTGAACTGCGTTGACTATTTTGAAAGCAATGATAAACAATATCTTTTAAGTGGTTCTGATGATTACACTGCCAAGGTTAATTAATTTgcatataattaattaagtaacTCTTTCTTTAGTTCATTTTTCGGccttttaaatatttaatttaattctatCTTATACTAAATTTACATTTCAATAGGTATGGGATTGTGATTCTAAAAATTGTGTACAAACACTTGAAGGACACAAAAACAATGTTACATCAATATGTGCTCATTCTGAGATTCCTATAATATTAACAACTTCTGAGGATTCTACGGTTAAAATATGGGATGCAATCAACTTTAGGtaatttcatatatattttcattagcCATTGAAAGTTTCtttgtattcattttttatctcactttttttttaacattttccaCTAACTATTGCAGACTTCAAAACACATTAAACTTTAATCTTGAGAGAGTTTGGTGTATTGGATACAAAAAAGGATCATCTGAGTAATTT
Coding sequences within it:
- the LOC123899520 gene encoding coatomer subunit beta'-3-like, whose protein sequence is MEHTTSLKFEHTFVQNCERVKSVELHPTEPWVLLGLYSGTVSIWNYQTKTEEKSFKVSESPVRSAKFIVRENWIIAATDDKYIRVYNYENMEKIIEFEAHTDYIRSLAVHPFLPYVVSASDDQVLKLWNWKKNWSCDETFEGHSHYVMQVAVNPKDPSIFASASLDGTLKIWNLDSSAPNFTLEGHLKGVNCVDYFESNDKQYLLSGSDDYTAKVWDCDSKNCVQTLEGHKNNVTSICAHSEIPIILTTSEDSTVKIWDAINFRLQNTLNFNLERVWCIGYKKGSSELAFGCDKGFIIATVNSSISQVKHD